One Candidatus Omnitrophota bacterium DNA window includes the following coding sequences:
- the miaB gene encoding tRNA (N6-isopentenyl adenosine(37)-C2)-methylthiotransferase MiaB codes for MNKNKVYIKTFGCQMNVRDSEFVLGILIKEGFRKASSMEDADVIIFNSCSVRGHAEERLFNNIWQLKKLKKKKPELVIGVMGCTAQSYKEKLLENIPLVDFVCGPGNEGDLPGIVKNILKHRCPIVAIDKVSEKRPELNPRYRDTKPKALVSIGEGCNNFCSYCIVPYVRGRERSREQKDIVKEIEGLAKRGFTEVMLLGQNVNSYSGFVKLLERLNKIKGIKLIRFMTSHPKDASEELFKAIGRLKKVDKRLHLPLQSGSDRVLKLMNRGYTQKKYMDVIKLFKKYVPKGSVTTDIIVGFPSETEKDFNDTLKVIKKCGFEGGFVFKYSPRPPAKSHLLKDDVSKEEKERRHEKALTALKKGVK; via the coding sequence ATGAATAAGAATAAAGTTTATATTAAAACCTTCGGATGTCAGATGAATGTCCGGGATTCGGAGTTCGTGCTTGGCATTCTGATTAAAGAAGGTTTTCGCAAGGCATCTTCTATGGAGGATGCCGATGTCATTATATTTAATTCATGTTCGGTCCGAGGGCATGCCGAAGAACGTCTTTTTAATAACATATGGCAATTGAAGAAACTTAAAAAGAAGAAGCCCGAGCTTGTCATCGGCGTTATGGGATGCACCGCCCAGAGTTATAAGGAAAAGCTCCTCGAGAATATCCCGCTTGTTGATTTTGTCTGCGGGCCCGGCAATGAAGGCGACCTCCCTGGAATAGTGAAGAATATATTGAAACACAGGTGCCCCATAGTCGCTATTGATAAAGTAAGCGAGAAGAGGCCGGAGCTTAATCCTCGATATCGTGATACTAAGCCGAAGGCACTTGTTTCGATAGGCGAGGGATGTAACAACTTTTGTTCATATTGCATAGTGCCATATGTGCGCGGCAGAGAGCGCTCGAGGGAGCAAAAGGATATTGTAAAAGAAATCGAAGGCCTGGCAAAGCGCGGATTTACCGAAGTCATGTTGTTAGGGCAGAACGTAAATTCGTATTCGGGTTTTGTTAAATTACTTGAGAGGTTGAATAAAATTAAAGGTATCAAACTTATACGATTTATGACGAGCCATCCAAAGGACGCTTCGGAGGAATTATTTAAGGCTATCGGCAGGCTAAAAAAAGTGGATAAGCGCCTTCACCTTCCTCTTCAGTCCGGATCCGATAGGGTATTAAAACTTATGAATCGCGGATATACACAAAAAAAGTATATGGACGTAATCAAATTATTCAAAAAATATGTTCCGAAAGGCTCTGTAACAACTGATATAATCGTAGGATTTCCATCAGAGACCGAAAAAGATTTTAATGATACACTAAAAGTGATAAAAAAATGCGGTTTCGAGGGTGGGTTTGTATTTAAATACTCGCCCCGGCCTCCGGCAAAGTCCCATTTATTGAAAGATGATGTGTCAAAAGAAGAAAAAGAAAGAAGGCATGAAAAGGCGCTTACCGCTCTAAAGAAAGGTGTGAAATGA
- a CDS encoding RNA-binding S4 domain-containing protein, with product MEFKLKTEFIELDNLLKLLELVINSAQAKQQIQAGAVKVNGLVESRIRRKLRSGDLVEFGANTITVVGQG from the coding sequence ATGGAATTTAAACTAAAGACTGAATTTATTGAGCTGGATAATCTCTTAAAGCTGCTGGAACTCGTTATTAACAGCGCCCAAGCCAAGCAACAGATACAGGCGGGTGCAGTTAAAGTTAACGGACTAGTTGAATCACGTATCCGCCGCAAACTTCGCTCAGGAGATTTAGTTGAGTTTGGCGCAAATACGATTACTGTTGTGGGGCAGGGTTGA
- a CDS encoding nitrous oxide-stimulated promoter family protein: MVRQKKSFSKMDREKRTIEAMIGIYCSGRHKSGENLCQECAGLLGYARLRLDRCPFGEDKPACSKCAIHCYNPSMRAKVTAVMKYAGPRMISKHPILTLIHGLQKLNGI, from the coding sequence ATGGTAAGACAGAAGAAAAGCTTTTCCAAGATGGATAGAGAAAAGAGGACTATCGAAGCAATGATCGGGATATACTGTTCCGGTCGCCATAAATCGGGGGAGAATCTTTGTCAAGAATGCGCCGGTCTCCTGGGTTATGCAAGGCTGCGTCTTGATAGATGCCCTTTTGGTGAAGATAAGCCGGCATGTTCAAAGTGCGCCATACATTGTTATAACCCGTCTATGAGGGCCAAGGTTACCGCAGTTATGAAATACGCGGGGCCGCGGATGATATCAAAGCACCCCATTTTAACCTTAATTCATGGATTGCAAAAATTAAATGGAATTTAA
- a CDS encoding ZIP family metal transporter: MNVWIYSIASVVLVGLISLIGVFTLSLKKEWLQKMTLFLVSFAVGGLLGDVFIHLLPEVFESLGIRLATSLYIMAGMLIFFVLEKFIRWRHCHVPTSQNHMHPVVALNLIGDGVHNLVDGMIIGASFSVSIPIGVATTLAVIMHEIPQEIGDFGVLIHGGLSIKKALWFNFVSALSAIVGVLISLLVGKYMKDYTLILMPMTAGGFLYIAGSDLIPELHQSCGIKISHALGQFVAIILGVSVMALLLFLE; the protein is encoded by the coding sequence ATGAATGTATGGATATATAGCATCGCCAGCGTGGTCTTAGTCGGCTTAATCTCCTTGATCGGAGTATTCACGCTTTCCCTGAAAAAAGAGTGGTTGCAGAAGATGACTCTTTTTTTGGTGAGTTTTGCCGTGGGGGGACTGTTAGGCGATGTCTTTATCCATCTTTTGCCCGAAGTTTTTGAAAGCCTCGGTATACGCCTTGCGACATCTCTTTATATTATGGCAGGCATGCTCATATTCTTTGTTTTGGAAAAATTCATCCGCTGGAGACATTGCCATGTCCCCACATCGCAAAACCACATGCATCCTGTCGTTGCCCTGAATCTTATCGGCGACGGCGTTCATAATCTGGTAGACGGAATGATCATAGGCGCGAGTTTTTCTGTGAGTATACCCATAGGAGTCGCCACGACGCTGGCGGTTATCATGCATGAAATACCGCAGGAGATAGGCGACTTCGGCGTTCTTATACATGGAGGGCTTTCGATAAAAAAAGCGCTATGGTTTAATTTCGTTTCCGCGCTTAGCGCGATTGTCGGCGTATTGATCTCTCTTCTGGTCGGAAAATATATGAAGGACTACACTCTTATACTTATGCCAATGACTGCCGGAGGCTTTTTATATATTGCCGGCTCGGATCTCATACCTGAGTTACATCAAAGCTGCGGTATTAAAATATCGCACGCCCTGGGCCAGTTTGTCGCGATAATATTAGGGGTTTCGGTGATGGCCCTCTTATTATTCCTGGAATAA
- a CDS encoding HAMP domain-containing protein, producing MPNRRRQYFVNKKFQAKFIVKFASLVIIATAVSGAIVYLMARSTVTTSFENSRLVIKSTADFILPSVLLSGAIVIVSLGLATIAVALITSHRIAGPLYRLEKDIKEISNGNLKIRFGLRKGDEMKSLANGLNVMVEALDHDIAGIKKISDDIESALNANNIELAKSKSKDLKKVAEKFKV from the coding sequence ATGCCGAACAGAAGAAGACAATATTTTGTTAACAAGAAATTTCAGGCTAAATTTATAGTCAAATTCGCTTCTTTAGTGATTATCGCTACAGCTGTATCGGGCGCAATAGTATATCTTATGGCAAGGTCCACCGTAACTACGAGTTTCGAAAATTCCCGCCTGGTTATAAAGAGTACGGCGGATTTTATTCTACCGAGTGTCCTTTTGTCGGGTGCGATAGTCATAGTATCGCTCGGCCTGGCCACGATAGCGGTCGCGCTTATCACTTCGCATAGAATAGCCGGTCCTTTGTATCGTCTTGAGAAGGATATTAAGGAAATATCAAACGGTAATCTTAAGATCAGATTTGGCCTGCGCAAGGGCGATGAGATGAAATCTCTCGCCAACGGACTTAACGTAATGGTGGAAGCCCTGGATCATGACATTGCCGGTATCAAGAAGATATCCGATGATATAGAGTCAGCTTTGAACGCCAATAATATTGAACTGGCCAAGTCAAAATCGAAAGATCTAAAGAAGGTTGCGGAGAAATTCAAGGTATAA
- a CDS encoding SurA N-terminal domain-containing protein, whose product MYSKNILLIVSVSFLLIAGCGRSKEAMSPEDKVIARVNNYELTVADFNDGLKTTIAHKFLATDPVNAKEDILEELITRKVLVQEAQKENFDKERSFMRQIERYWEQTLVKALLKKKLQEISEMIHVDKNEILSEYNKMKGEVSAEKQAEFPSIENMEGEIKDIILRRKKEILLEKWVDGLRMRASVKIDKKALHEIEVR is encoded by the coding sequence ATGTATTCTAAAAATATCCTATTGATTGTATCGGTGTCGTTTTTATTGATCGCCGGATGCGGTAGGAGTAAAGAGGCTATGTCGCCTGAAGACAAGGTGATTGCCAGGGTCAATAACTATGAGTTAACGGTAGCGGATTTCAACGACGGCCTTAAGACAACGATTGCGCATAAGTTTCTCGCCACAGATCCCGTCAACGCCAAAGAGGATATACTGGAGGAACTGATAACGCGTAAAGTCCTGGTTCAGGAGGCGCAGAAGGAAAATTTTGATAAAGAGAGATCCTTCATGAGGCAGATAGAAAGATACTGGGAGCAGACTCTCGTTAAGGCGTTGCTTAAGAAGAAACTGCAGGAAATATCGGAGATGATACATGTAGATAAAAATGAGATCTTGAGTGAGTACAATAAGATGAAGGGCGAAGTTTCGGCCGAGAAGCAGGCCGAGTTTCCGTCAATCGAAAATATGGAAGGCGAAATAAAGGATATTATCCTAAGGAGAAAGAAAGAGATTCTTCTTGAGAAATGGGTGGATGGGTTGAGGATGAGGGCTTCTGTCAAGATCGACAAGAAGGCCCTGCATGAAATAGAGGTCCGGTAA
- a CDS encoding nucleoside triphosphate pyrophosphatase, which translates to MRRIILASKSKARRKLLKDIGIEFTVATSDVREKRVIKTTCGELVVENALLKAKDVAKRFDSGIVISADTVVLVGKKIIGKPKNMKDAFETLRLLSRKPQWVYTGIAVIDIDGKKIYTDFDKTKVYMYHLSDKQIKNYFNRVSPLDKAGSFDIQGFGSVFIDRIEGCFYNVVGLPMAKLSKILNKAGVDVF; encoded by the coding sequence ATGCGTAGGATAATATTAGCGTCAAAGTCCAAAGCCCGTCGTAAACTACTGAAAGATATAGGTATCGAATTTACCGTAGCTACATCGGATGTCAGGGAGAAGAGGGTTATAAAGACGACCTGTGGTGAACTTGTGGTGGAAAACGCTCTCCTTAAGGCGAAAGATGTCGCTAAGAGATTCGATTCCGGCATAGTTATATCGGCTGATACGGTAGTTTTAGTAGGCAAAAAGATAATCGGAAAGCCCAAAAATATGAAGGATGCCTTTGAGACGCTTAGACTGCTTTCACGCAAACCCCAATGGGTTTATACCGGCATAGCGGTGATAGATATCGACGGGAAAAAGATATATACCGATTTTGATAAGACGAAAGTGTATATGTACCACTTAAGCGATAAGCAGATAAAGAATTACTTTAACAGGGTATCGCCTCTTGATAAGGCCGGTAGTTTCGATATACAGGGATTCGGCAGTGTTTTTATTGACCGTATAGAAGGATGCTTCTATAATGTAGTAGGACTTCCGATGGCGAAATTATCCAAAATACTAAACAAGGCAGGTGTTGATGTATTCTAA
- a CDS encoding NAD(P)/FAD-dependent oxidoreductase produces MAKYDIAVIGAGPAGMIAAIRAGQLNKRVVLLEKNDSVGRKILITGKGRCNLTNSGKQDIFIEKFGKTGQFLRTALSRFSNEDLMEFFKSRHLELKIERQGRVFPVTDSARSVTSVLVECLKENNVDIRYKARIEEIKKDKEGFALVHGQSLDSAKKVILATGGASYRDTGSSGEGFQFAKKLGHTIIALRPGLVPLKVKEEWVKELQGLTLKNISIVFVAGKKKICSEVGELLLTHFGVSGPLILDLSGEIAHLLDEHKEMGLFIDLKPGIKTEEMEDKLLREFKEHGGKEVKNMLSGMLPLRLVPTIIKMASLNANKKVHQISKDERRALARVLKALPLTITGTLPIEEAMVTCGGVSTKEINPRTMESKIVPGLYFAGEVIEGGAPSGGYNLQQAFSTGYLAGESAANA; encoded by the coding sequence ATACTTATTACGGGTAAAGGCAGGTGTAATCTTACCAATAGCGGTAAGCAGGATATCTTTATAGAAAAGTTCGGCAAGACGGGGCAGTTCTTAAGGACCGCATTATCGCGTTTTTCAAACGAAGATCTTATGGAATTTTTTAAGTCCAGGCATCTTGAATTAAAGATAGAGAGGCAAGGCAGGGTATTTCCTGTAACAGACAGCGCGCGCTCTGTAACAAGTGTGCTGGTGGAATGTTTAAAAGAGAACAACGTTGATATAAGATATAAAGCGCGTATTGAAGAGATAAAGAAAGACAAAGAAGGCTTTGCTCTTGTTCACGGCCAGAGTTTAGACAGCGCAAAAAAGGTTATACTCGCCACGGGGGGAGCGTCATATCGCGACACCGGCTCATCCGGCGAAGGTTTTCAGTTCGCGAAAAAACTGGGCCACACAATAATAGCACTAAGGCCGGGACTCGTTCCTCTAAAGGTAAAAGAAGAATGGGTAAAAGAGCTTCAAGGACTCACGCTAAAGAATATTAGCATAGTATTTGTCGCCGGAAAAAAGAAGATATGCTCGGAAGTGGGGGAATTGCTTCTTACCCATTTTGGCGTTTCCGGGCCTCTCATTTTGGATTTAAGCGGTGAAATAGCCCATCTGTTGGATGAGCATAAAGAAATGGGTCTATTTATTGATTTAAAGCCCGGGATAAAGACGGAAGAGATGGAAGATAAGCTCTTAAGGGAATTCAAAGAGCATGGCGGTAAAGAGGTAAAGAATATGCTTTCAGGAATGCTTCCTTTGAGGCTTGTGCCAACTATAATAAAGATGGCCAGCCTCAATGCCAATAAAAAAGTTCATCAGATATCCAAGGATGAGAGGCGAGCGCTTGCCAGGGTATTAAAGGCTCTCCCGCTTACTATAACAGGTACCCTGCCTATAGAGGAGGCTATGGTTACCTGCGGCGGAGTTTCTACTAAAGAGATAAACCCCAGGACGATGGAATCCAAGATAGTGCCGGGGTTATATTTTGCGGGCGAGGTAATCGAGGGCGGCGCGCCAAGCGGCGGATATAATCTACAGCAGGCATTTTCTACAGGGTATCTTGCGGGGGAGAGCGCGGCCAATGCGTAG